A region from the Ptychodera flava strain L36383 chromosome 10, AS_Pfla_20210202, whole genome shotgun sequence genome encodes:
- the LOC139142804 gene encoding macrophage mannose receptor 1-like isoform X1, whose translation MINRHFGDFGLPRTVRTICKMNTVLAILVIFAFPLVYGQSATFHRCECYLYTPTCGALTWDEAKAACESNGGWLATMDTEDIWRTLKNEVIAAGMNKKKCHQNGLWIGYYDPDDSIVVTGHDTSVFKWVHPMCKKFEQWEDKQPDDKTKKSDYGQNCVQLWIRKNNKYDDDYCTNKKGYICQRQLDNCSCT comes from the exons ATGATCAACCGACACTTTGGAGACTTCGGGCTTCCTAG AACAGTTCGGACAATCTGCAAGATGAACACAGTATTGGCCATTCTGGTGATCTTTGCTTTCCCTCTGGTCTATGGCCAATCAG CCACGTTCCATCGGTGTGAATGTTACCTGTACACACCGACGTGCGGTGCCCTGACCTGGGACGAGGCAAAAGCGGCGTGTGAGAGCAACGGAGGCTGGCTTGCTACCATGGATACAGAGGACATCTGGAGAACGCTGAAAAACGAGGTCATAGCTGCTGGAATGAACAAGAAAAAATGTCACCAGAATGGTTTGTGGATTGGCTACTACGATCCCGATGACAGCATAGTCGTAACCGGCCACGACACGTCAGTGTTTAAATGGGTCCACCCTATGTGTAAAAAATTTGAACAGTGGGAAGACAAACAACCAGATGATAAGACAAAAAAGTCTGACTACGGGCAAAACTGTGTCCAATTATG GATTagaaagaacaataaatatgATGACGATTACTGTACCAACAAGAAAGGATACATCTGCCAAAGACAACTCG ATAACTGTTCCTGTACTTAA
- the LOC139142804 gene encoding macrophage mannose receptor 1-like isoform X2 produces MNTVLAILVIFAFPLVYGQSATFHRCECYLYTPTCGALTWDEAKAACESNGGWLATMDTEDIWRTLKNEVIAAGMNKKKCHQNGLWIGYYDPDDSIVVTGHDTSVFKWVHPMCKKFEQWEDKQPDDKTKKSDYGQNCVQLWIRKNNKYDDDYCTNKKGYICQRQLDNCSCT; encoded by the exons ATGAACACAGTATTGGCCATTCTGGTGATCTTTGCTTTCCCTCTGGTCTATGGCCAATCAG CCACGTTCCATCGGTGTGAATGTTACCTGTACACACCGACGTGCGGTGCCCTGACCTGGGACGAGGCAAAAGCGGCGTGTGAGAGCAACGGAGGCTGGCTTGCTACCATGGATACAGAGGACATCTGGAGAACGCTGAAAAACGAGGTCATAGCTGCTGGAATGAACAAGAAAAAATGTCACCAGAATGGTTTGTGGATTGGCTACTACGATCCCGATGACAGCATAGTCGTAACCGGCCACGACACGTCAGTGTTTAAATGGGTCCACCCTATGTGTAAAAAATTTGAACAGTGGGAAGACAAACAACCAGATGATAAGACAAAAAAGTCTGACTACGGGCAAAACTGTGTCCAATTATG GATTagaaagaacaataaatatgATGACGATTACTGTACCAACAAGAAAGGATACATCTGCCAAAGACAACTCG ATAACTGTTCCTGTACTTAA
- the LOC139142800 gene encoding WD and tetratricopeptide repeats protein 1-like: MKRKWDGDLYAGLRDCHIALSIDPSHCKAHFRLAKCLFELTWTKEALDCLHQFKEKFPDYAKNHTFEQLDRDICAALYSKTEDTNSEEEKKSDGGSSRRRQRETQSEHEKVLRSASYDYDLRFCGHCNTTTDIKEANFFGSNGQYIVAGSDDGSFFIWEKATTNLVRVLRGDESIVNCLQPHPSHCFLATSGIDPVVRLWSPRPEDGPKEDDRHIEETDSAATANQKRMNADPLEVMLMNMGYRITGISEGSDDENAENAVQCRPS; the protein is encoded by the exons ATGAAGAGGAAATG GGATGGTGACCTGTATGCTGGGCTAAGGGATTGTCACATTGCATTATCTATTGACCCAAGTCATTGCAAAGCCCACTTCAGATTAGCCAAGTGCTTGTTTGAACTCACTTGGACCAAAGAAGCACTGGATTGCCTGCATCAGTTCAAGGAAAAGTTTCCAGACTATGCCAAGAATCATACCTTTGAACAGCTTGATAGGGACATATGTGCAGCCCTCTATTCCAAGACAGAGGATACAA ACTCTGAAGAAGAGAAAAAGAGTGATGGAGGCAGTAGTCGTCGAAGGCAGCGAGAGACGCAGTCAGAACATGAGAAAGTGTTACGAAGTGCCAGTTACGACTATGATCTTAGATTCTGTGGTCATTGTAACACAACTACAGATATCAAAGAAGCCAACTTCTTTGGAAG CAATGGTCAGTACATTGTAGCAGGTTCAGATGACGGGTCTTTTTTCATTTGGGAGAAAGCTACCACCAACTTAGTCCGTGTTCTCAGAGGGGATGAGTCTATTGTCAATTGCTTGCAACCCCATCCCAGTCACTGTTTCTTAGCAACCAGTGGCATTGATCCTGTGGTCAGATTGTGGAGTCCAAGGCCAGAG GATGGCCCGAAGGAGGATGACAGACACATAGAAGAAACAGACTCGGCAGCTACTgcaaatcagaaaagaatgaatGCTGATCCACTCGAAGTGATGCTGATGAACATGGGATACCGCATCACAGGAATTTCAGAAGGATCTGATGATGAAAATGCAGAAAATGCTGTACAGTGTAGACCTAGCTAA